ATTTTACCAATCACGTTAGTCAAGAAATGCAATGAGAATTGGTCATCGCATTTAATGACTCGGTGACCGCGGACTACCTCCACCGAGTCGAAACCTGGTGTTTGGCCCTCCGGGTTCGCCATGACATGGTCAACGACTATGCGAGACAACCGTGCCTCAATCTCTGACCATTTGTCAAGCACTGGTTTCCCGCGGTTAGAGTTTTCGTCTACCAATGCCATTTGGAGAtggtcccgtgccacctcactAAATCGCTGGATAGGTTTGGAGGCAACTGCACCCTGATCCGATatcttgtgcttctttgttACCTTCCCAGTTTCGTCATGCGAGCGGTTTCGTTTTTTGGCATCTGTCCTGTTGGTGGCTTGGAATGAGAAGTATTCATCAACCACCTTTTGACATCTTGCCTCGTCGGTCTCATCTTTGGGATGCACTTTACCTTCGGTCTCGTTTTTCCGAATCCTGCCAAGGATagcgagagacctctggtaaagTTTATACCTCGAGGGACCTTTATTACCACGCTTTTGCCCCATGGCTTGAGCGGATGTTGTTGGTTGAtttatagttgttggcgtactgtggcccacagctttgcccACAACTGTTTCTTGGCTGGAGGCCAAGAGCTCATCCTCTGAGGGTGACCCCGTCATCCTCAGTTCGTCATTGCTTGTACGTCTTGTCCAATTGTCTGACTGTTTTTTAAGTGCGTCCGTCGCTTCCTCCTGTCTGTCTGTTTGCTTGTCCTGTAGTTCTGTCCGcgtgtttggttttttatcaGTCCGTGCTGTCGATGCGTTGGTATGTTTTCCCGTCTTTTGTCCGTTTGTTCCGTGTTTGTTTTCCCGTCATccgaatttttaagtttttgtggtTTCATTTCATCTGgttcgtacggtcacctgccccgCCAAGGGAGCTGCGCATGTCGCCATGCGCGGTGACCAAAGAGGATAAAGGTGAAATATCCGGTCGACCATGGCAGAGCCCCATACCATGGCAAtgccaccgttacaacctgaggcggcctgatTTCAGGAGGGCTCCGTACGAAGACAGCCTTATTTAgtcccccggctgccaaacccacccaataggcacgggtcgcatcacaccttgggttgagggagttttttttaacgaagtttacgtcttcgacctgtgtggttcgcgggagacctactctcctaccttccatatctgggaggcgttcccctatccac
The Anastrepha ludens isolate Willacy chromosome X, idAnaLude1.1, whole genome shotgun sequence DNA segment above includes these coding regions:
- the LOC128870044 gene encoding uncharacterized protein LOC128870044, which produces MTGSPSEDELLASSQETVVGKAVGHSTPTTINQPTTSAQAMGQKRGNKGPSRYKLYQRSLAILGRIRKNETEGKVHPKDETDEARCQKVVDEYFSFQATNRTDAKKRNRSHDETGKVTKKHKISDQGAVASKPIQRFSEVARDHLQMALVDENSNRGKPVLDKWSEIEARLSRIVVDHVMANPEGQTPGFDSVEVVRGHRVIKCDDQFSLHFLTNVIGKIQNSWEGLKLKLIPASEIPRRPRARIWVPNMEFDANQLIPYLQAHNRSVPMTDWSIIKAEVPQRPFLLLITEESLEPLKKVENKLQFGIRKTKLKIFRSANPEEEQDEVDGANELLTGMQLDDTESEKGNQ